In the Pyrolobus fumarii 1A genome, one interval contains:
- a CDS encoding Mut7-C RNAse domain-containing protein → MDRPRFIVDSMLGDLARWLRLLGYDTLYYRNAPDPRLVTVALEQGRIIVTRDKGLSILARKKGARVIMLRGENIEEMLAELHLRAGVALYADPGRSRCPLCNSPLRHVPKHEVKDRVPPEVYVRYEDFWLCPKCGQVYWQGSHWRKIRETLEKAREIADRLAEARQRRGSAAATSSHHRIRIEGKAPHPLGGEAGGEG, encoded by the coding sequence ATGGATAGGCCGAGGTTCATAGTGGACTCTATGCTTGGCGACCTTGCACGTTGGTTGAGGCTGCTTGGCTACGACACCCTATACTATCGTAATGCTCCGGACCCGAGGCTGGTCACTGTAGCTCTCGAGCAGGGACGCATCATTGTGACGAGGGACAAGGGCCTCTCGATACTCGCGAGGAAGAAGGGAGCGAGGGTAATCATGCTCAGGGGCGAGAACATCGAGGAGATGCTTGCCGAGTTGCATTTGAGAGCCGGTGTCGCGCTATACGCCGATCCGGGTAGAAGTCGCTGCCCTCTATGCAACTCGCCACTACGCCACGTCCCCAAGCACGAGGTCAAGGATAGGGTCCCACCAGAGGTCTATGTGAGGTATGAGGACTTCTGGCTGTGCCCGAAGTGCGGCCAGGTCTACTGGCAGGGGAGCCACTGGAGGAAGATACGCGAGACTCTCGAGAAGGCTAGGGAGATCGCGGATAGGCTCGCCGAGGCAAGGCAGCGACGGGGGTCGGCGGCGGCCACCAGCTCACATCACAGGATCAGAATTGAGGGGAAGGCTCCACATCCCCTAGGTGGCGAGGCTGGAGGAGAGGGTTAA
- the dnaG gene encoding DNA primase DnaG yields the protein MKYLIRAKLEVDGIVDKHDVVGAIFGQTENLFGEDFDLRELQERGRIGRIQVDIRHVGSRTVGEVTVPSNLDRVETALLAAMLESVERVGPYRARIQVYDIIDVRAEKIKRIVERAKEILRTWAREKTPDLREVLREISESVKAAELVSYGPEGLPAGPDVDKAPEIIIVEGRADVLNLLRYGYRNVIALEGARGKIPETIIKLAKEKTAIAFVDGDHGGDLILMELLRAAPIDYVARAPPGKEVEELTGREIEKALRNKVPAKQYLETLEKRLKRRRAAPQPTPPAPPAQPQQPQAAQQPAAPQPTPPQPAPPQPAAVQQPQPPQQVVAKPAPPTPPPKVEEKPPAVKAEVVELPESVIEEAKKLQGTLEALIYDRDWKLIEKVPVRLLAEKLEQSEPGKVFAVVFDGIVTQRLLDIAAKKGVKLLIGARIGNVEKRPEGVQMLTFNELIS from the coding sequence TTGAAGTATCTGATCAGGGCTAAGCTCGAGGTCGACGGGATAGTAGACAAGCACGATGTCGTTGGCGCGATATTCGGGCAGACTGAGAACCTCTTCGGCGAGGATTTCGACCTTCGCGAGCTACAGGAGAGGGGGAGGATAGGCAGGATACAAGTGGACATACGCCACGTGGGTAGCAGGACAGTCGGCGAGGTCACAGTACCGTCCAACCTTGATCGTGTCGAGACGGCGCTGCTCGCGGCTATGCTCGAGAGTGTTGAGCGCGTAGGCCCCTACCGCGCCAGGATACAGGTATATGACATCATCGACGTGCGCGCTGAGAAGATCAAGAGGATTGTCGAGAGGGCCAAGGAGATCCTCCGCACGTGGGCCAGGGAGAAGACACCAGACCTCCGCGAGGTGCTACGCGAGATTAGCGAGTCCGTGAAGGCAGCAGAGCTAGTCAGCTACGGCCCGGAGGGCCTCCCAGCAGGCCCGGATGTCGACAAGGCGCCAGAGATCATCATTGTTGAGGGCCGTGCAGACGTACTAAACCTACTACGCTACGGCTACCGCAACGTCATTGCACTTGAGGGCGCTAGGGGCAAGATACCAGAGACTATAATCAAGCTAGCCAAGGAGAAGACCGCAATAGCCTTCGTGGACGGCGACCACGGCGGCGACCTGATACTAATGGAGTTGTTGAGAGCAGCGCCGATAGACTATGTTGCCAGGGCGCCGCCGGGCAAAGAGGTCGAGGAGCTAACCGGAAGAGAGATCGAGAAGGCGCTTAGGAACAAGGTGCCAGCCAAACAATACCTAGAGACGCTCGAAAAGAGGCTCAAGAGGAGGAGAGCCGCACCACAACCAACCCCTCCCGCACCACCCGCACAGCCACAACAGCCCCAGGCCGCCCAGCAGCCGGCAGCACCGCAACCAACACCACCCCAGCCAGCCCCACCGCAGCCCGCAGCAGTCCAGCAGCCTCAGCCGCCACAGCAAGTAGTGGCAAAGCCAGCACCACCAACCCCGCCGCCCAAGGTAGAGGAGAAGCCGCCAGCGGTGAAGGCGGAGGTAGTGGAGCTCCCAGAGAGCGTGATAGAAGAGGCTAAGAAGCTACAGGGTACGCTCGAGGCGCTCATATACGATCGTGACTGGAAGCTCATAGAGAAGGTGCCGGTGAGGCTCCTCGCAGAGAAGCTCGAGCAGAGCGAGCCTGGCAAGGTGTTCGCGGTGGTGTTCGACGGCATAGTCACCCAGAGGCTCCTAGACATAGCCGCCAAGAAGGGCGTGAAGCTACTGATAGGCGCCAGGATAGGCAACGTCGAGAAGAGGCCCGAAGGCGTCCAGATGCTAACATTCAACGAGCTAATCTCCTAA
- the sat gene encoding sulfate adenylyltransferase yields MVNKPHGGRLVDRVARGRSRERLLAEAPEMPRLELSASLAADAANIAHGVYSPLEGFMVREDYQSVLDNMRLANDLPWTIPIVLDASREELRGVKEGDEVALYYGGEPIAVMRVEEIYTWDRDEYALKVFKTRDPQHPGVARLARRKELFVGGPILLLKDPPEPFENVRLWPKETRVLFQELGWKTIAAFQTRNVPHLGHEYVQKAALTFVDGLFINPLVGWKKPGDYRDEVIVEAYKVLISHYYPKGSVVFSVLRMEMRYAGPREAIHHAIVRKNFGATHFIVGRDHAGVGNYYGPYEAWELFQEFPDLGITPLFFREAFYCKKCGGMVNEKICPHPDEYRVRISGTKLRKMILEGKTPPPEMMRPEVAQVILKHPNPFVTPEEANR; encoded by the coding sequence ATGGTCAACAAGCCGCATGGAGGCCGTCTTGTGGATCGCGTTGCGCGCGGGCGTAGCAGGGAGAGGCTGCTGGCAGAGGCCCCGGAGATGCCAAGGTTGGAGCTTAGCGCGTCTCTCGCCGCGGATGCCGCTAACATAGCGCATGGCGTCTATAGCCCCCTGGAGGGCTTCATGGTGCGCGAGGATTACCAGAGCGTCCTTGACAACATGAGGCTCGCGAATGACCTCCCGTGGACCATACCGATAGTGCTGGACGCAAGTAGAGAGGAGCTAAGGGGGGTCAAGGAGGGCGACGAGGTGGCACTATATTATGGTGGGGAGCCCATCGCGGTGATGAGGGTCGAGGAGATATACACGTGGGACCGTGACGAGTATGCACTGAAGGTGTTCAAGACTAGGGATCCTCAGCACCCCGGTGTCGCTAGGCTAGCGAGGAGGAAGGAGCTGTTCGTGGGTGGCCCTATACTGCTTCTAAAGGATCCCCCGGAGCCCTTCGAGAACGTCCGCTTGTGGCCGAAGGAGACTAGGGTGTTGTTCCAAGAGCTGGGCTGGAAGACCATCGCGGCCTTCCAGACTAGGAACGTGCCCCACCTTGGCCACGAGTATGTCCAGAAGGCTGCGTTGACGTTCGTAGATGGCTTGTTCATCAACCCGCTTGTGGGTTGGAAGAAGCCAGGCGACTACCGTGACGAGGTTATAGTGGAGGCTTACAAGGTGCTCATTAGCCACTACTACCCGAAGGGCTCCGTGGTGTTCTCCGTCCTACGCATGGAGATGAGGTACGCTGGGCCGAGAGAAGCGATACACCACGCCATAGTGAGGAAGAACTTTGGCGCCACCCACTTCATAGTCGGCCGTGACCACGCGGGCGTCGGCAACTACTATGGGCCCTACGAGGCCTGGGAGTTGTTCCAGGAGTTCCCCGACCTGGGCATAACGCCGCTATTCTTCCGCGAGGCATTCTACTGCAAGAAGTGCGGCGGTATGGTCAACGAGAAGATATGCCCACATCCCGACGAGTACAGGGTGCGTATAAGCGGCACGAAGCTTAGGAAGATGATACTCGAGGGTAAGACGCCGCCACCCGAGATGATGAGGCCGGAGGTAGCCCAGGTGATACTAAAGCACCCGAACCCGTTCGTCACACCCGAGGAGGCTAACCGGTAG
- a CDS encoding alkaline phosphatase family protein, which produces MPRKVFVLGLDSMPPSILYEKPREVGFEYLADIVEDSKRYVMRSCHPPITVPAWMVMFTGKTPGELGIYGFRHRRPGEFKPYIVNSSFIREPTLWDIAGEKGLRSIVFGVPPTYPPKPIHGILVTDFTTPGPEKPYTWPPWVKKEIESIAGPLIFDIVYRSEDKERVRRELFEMLEQHLRVVRYLATSKKWDLFVYVEIGVDRAHHAFWKYFDTQHPRHEEHPVYSRVIPEVYQRIDKWFRKLHKKLPRDTVIVIASDHGIKAMKGAFAINQWLAEQGYLKLRKEPEKPGTDLTEDMIDWEGTIAWAWGGYYSRVYINLKGREPRGTVDPKYYEETVKQLKRDLEKIRGPQGEQWENLVYQPSELYPVVRGDAPDLMVYLDNLSWRPAGTIGWPSNYLPENDRGPDDAVHDWNGVLAIYDPEGTIGRGDAGIIDANNVASLLLELVVR; this is translated from the coding sequence GTGCCCCGCAAGGTGTTCGTCCTAGGCCTTGACTCCATGCCGCCGAGCATACTGTACGAGAAGCCTCGTGAGGTTGGTTTCGAGTACCTGGCTGATATCGTCGAGGACTCTAAGCGCTACGTGATGAGGAGCTGCCACCCGCCTATCACCGTGCCCGCCTGGATGGTCATGTTCACCGGGAAGACTCCTGGAGAGCTCGGCATCTATGGCTTCCGCCACCGCCGCCCCGGCGAGTTCAAACCATACATCGTCAACTCGAGTTTCATACGCGAGCCTACCCTCTGGGATATCGCGGGCGAGAAGGGGCTCCGTAGCATTGTCTTCGGTGTGCCTCCGACTTACCCCCCGAAGCCGATACACGGTATACTAGTCACGGACTTTACCACCCCCGGGCCCGAGAAGCCCTACACGTGGCCACCGTGGGTGAAGAAGGAGATCGAGAGCATAGCCGGCCCGCTCATATTCGACATAGTGTACCGCAGCGAGGACAAGGAGCGCGTGCGCAGAGAGCTCTTCGAGATGCTAGAGCAGCATCTACGCGTAGTGAGGTACCTCGCCACGAGCAAGAAATGGGATCTTTTCGTGTATGTCGAGATAGGTGTTGACCGGGCGCACCACGCCTTCTGGAAGTACTTCGACACGCAGCACCCCAGGCACGAGGAGCACCCGGTATACTCCCGCGTCATACCCGAGGTGTACCAGAGGATAGACAAGTGGTTCAGGAAGCTACACAAGAAGCTACCGAGAGACACGGTTATAGTGATAGCATCGGACCACGGCATCAAGGCGATGAAGGGCGCCTTCGCGATCAACCAGTGGCTAGCCGAGCAGGGCTACCTGAAGCTCCGCAAGGAGCCCGAGAAGCCCGGCACAGACCTAACAGAGGATATGATCGACTGGGAGGGTACGATAGCATGGGCTTGGGGCGGGTACTATAGCCGCGTCTACATCAACCTCAAGGGGAGGGAGCCAAGAGGCACAGTAGACCCCAAGTACTACGAGGAGACGGTTAAACAATTGAAGAGAGACCTTGAGAAGATACGCGGGCCCCAGGGCGAGCAGTGGGAGAACCTCGTCTACCAGCCTAGCGAGCTATACCCGGTTGTACGGGGAGACGCCCCCGACCTCATGGTGTACCTCGATAATCTCAGCTGGAGGCCGGCCGGGACGATAGGCTGGCCTAGCAACTACCTCCCCGAGAATGACCGCGGTCCCGACGATGCTGTACACGACTGGAACGGCGTGCTTGCAATATACGACCCGGAGGGTACCATAGGCAGAGGAGATGCTGGCATAATAGACGCGAATAATGTTGCTAGCTTACTACTGGAACTTGTTGTAAGATAA
- a CDS encoding tyrosine--tRNA ligase produces MDVEKRLKLITRNAVEVVTLDELRSRLEAGEKLRGYIGFEPSGLFHIGWLIWAFKVKDLVEAGVEFTILEATWHAWVNDKLGGNMELIRKAARHVRHVLEAIGVPVGKIKFVDAEELVSDKDYWALFLKVAKSNTLARVKRALTIMGRRVEEGEQDFSKLIYPAMQVTDIFYLGVDIALGGTDQRKAHMLARDTAEKLKLRKPIAIHTPLLTGLQGLGRMNPSEVDEDTHAVEFKMSKSKPETAIFVFDSPEDIARKLRRAYCPPRETRFNPVIEIAKYILFPSRPGYKLVIERPEKFGGGVIEVTSPEELEKLYQEGKIHPLDLKNAVARDLAELLKPVREYFERNEEARETLEELKKVAMKG; encoded by the coding sequence GTGGACGTAGAGAAGAGGCTTAAGCTCATCACGCGTAACGCTGTCGAAGTTGTGACGCTGGACGAGCTGCGCTCTAGGCTAGAGGCTGGCGAGAAGCTGCGAGGCTACATCGGCTTCGAGCCAAGCGGCCTCTTCCACATCGGGTGGCTGATATGGGCCTTCAAGGTGAAGGATCTAGTCGAGGCCGGGGTAGAGTTCACGATACTAGAGGCTACGTGGCACGCATGGGTCAACGACAAGCTGGGCGGCAACATGGAGCTTATCAGGAAGGCTGCGAGGCACGTGCGCCACGTGCTAGAGGCTATCGGCGTACCAGTCGGAAAGATCAAGTTCGTGGATGCCGAGGAGCTCGTCTCGGACAAGGACTACTGGGCGCTGTTCCTCAAAGTAGCCAAGTCGAACACACTGGCGCGCGTCAAGAGGGCGTTGACGATCATGGGTAGGAGGGTTGAGGAGGGCGAGCAGGACTTCTCGAAGCTGATCTACCCGGCTATGCAGGTAACCGACATCTTCTACCTCGGCGTCGACATTGCTCTCGGTGGCACGGATCAGAGGAAGGCGCACATGTTAGCGAGGGATACGGCCGAGAAGCTAAAGCTCAGGAAGCCCATCGCGATACACACGCCACTGCTCACTGGCCTCCAGGGGCTCGGCAGGATGAACCCAAGCGAGGTAGACGAGGATACACACGCAGTCGAGTTCAAGATGAGCAAGTCGAAGCCCGAGACGGCGATATTCGTCTTCGACTCGCCGGAGGACATCGCGAGGAAGCTAAGGAGGGCCTACTGTCCGCCGAGGGAGACCCGGTTCAACCCGGTAATCGAGATAGCCAAGTACATCCTGTTCCCGTCTAGGCCGGGCTACAAGCTCGTCATAGAGAGGCCGGAGAAGTTCGGAGGCGGCGTTATCGAGGTGACTAGCCCGGAGGAGCTCGAGAAGCTCTACCAGGAGGGTAAGATACACCCGCTGGACCTCAAGAATGCTGTTGCGCGCGACCTCGCGGAGCTGTTGAAGCCTGTGAGGGAGTACTTCGAGCGGAACGAGGAGGCGAGGGAGACACTGGAAGAGCTAAAAAAGGTGGCTATGAAGGGATGA
- a CDS encoding transglutaminase-like domain-containing protein — translation MRPQYTVAIVAVALVVSFSLLLALPLDLSWLVGGKHQMSSKLPFTPPAPIDEHATNVAVKESGSDRSAYGFGDIKQMGVANNSHIDVGPVLTPSIGGDGYTIQTQGEYLVVGVRGVVDSIAVYEPTGGEPILTIYPSVVVYEGRGWLGADVVTVNNGVTAVAVKTGRIMRALQPGSYKLVVWSGHRIVTECNLEVGKDNGNRVVVGDCRPLNKPTPISCSERMFLAYSLYCATRESEISVAYSTIHNARSGDALWSILAWLEKNREIEHSENAVSRLNAALPSELLSKHRGARIDYAVLTAVALLGAGFDRTYLLVFPYIGRAAAAVELNNTVFVLDKRRPPIELQDYIEYLADDLKLAACMLSPRLVVCARSPVMTLGDTWPGDTIPAETIEREVNRVVERDIGGTAVEQLSTVTRYLGTRIEIPPATMHGAKVPVYRLYTPAFHHKWVEYIAEYGERLIREYGAIWSYFWIDVTVENSTLIISAYGVPFRPPHVDVTLAGDTLVIDVEGVRNPQLLNILVYNATSRQFVATILPPSSNIQYENIANISAGEWRTTPNGARILVPLSSISEALGSTGNLVLMVVYQGDPVYAFPLG, via the coding sequence ATGAGACCCCAGTATACAGTCGCCATAGTGGCTGTTGCACTGGTAGTCTCGTTCTCACTGCTCTTAGCGTTACCTCTAGACCTGTCGTGGCTCGTTGGCGGCAAGCACCAGATGAGCAGCAAGCTTCCGTTCACTCCCCCAGCACCGATAGACGAGCATGCGACTAACGTCGCTGTCAAGGAGAGCGGGTCTGATAGGTCGGCGTACGGGTTCGGTGATATCAAACAAATGGGTGTTGCTAACAACTCGCATATAGATGTCGGCCCGGTGCTCACCCCGAGTATCGGCGGCGACGGGTACACAATACAGACTCAGGGAGAGTATCTCGTAGTGGGCGTTAGGGGCGTCGTCGATTCTATCGCTGTTTATGAGCCTACGGGTGGCGAGCCTATCCTAACGATATACCCGAGTGTCGTAGTGTATGAGGGTAGAGGGTGGCTCGGCGCCGATGTCGTCACAGTGAACAATGGTGTCACAGCCGTAGCCGTCAAGACCGGTAGGATAATGCGTGCGCTCCAACCAGGGTCTTACAAGCTCGTCGTGTGGAGCGGCCACCGGATTGTAACAGAGTGTAACCTTGAAGTCGGCAAAGACAATGGCAATAGGGTTGTAGTTGGTGATTGCCGCCCCTTAAACAAGCCGACACCTATAAGCTGCTCCGAGCGCATGTTCCTAGCCTATTCGCTGTACTGCGCTACTCGCGAGAGCGAGATAAGCGTAGCATATAGCACTATCCACAATGCCAGGAGCGGCGATGCTCTCTGGTCTATCCTCGCATGGCTCGAGAAGAATAGGGAGATAGAGCATTCGGAGAATGCAGTTAGCCGTTTGAACGCTGCTCTTCCCTCAGAGCTTCTGTCCAAACATAGGGGCGCGCGCATAGACTATGCGGTGTTGACTGCTGTCGCGCTGCTAGGAGCGGGTTTCGACCGGACTTATCTCCTGGTGTTCCCCTACATAGGCCGCGCCGCTGCCGCCGTCGAGCTGAACAACACCGTGTTCGTCCTTGACAAGCGCCGCCCACCAATCGAACTCCAAGACTATATCGAGTATCTGGCTGACGACTTGAAGCTGGCCGCGTGTATGCTGAGCCCGCGTCTAGTGGTGTGCGCTAGGAGCCCAGTGATGACCCTTGGTGACACGTGGCCTGGTGACACGATACCCGCCGAGACGATAGAGCGAGAGGTGAATAGGGTCGTTGAGCGCGATATTGGTGGCACTGCTGTCGAGCAGTTGAGCACCGTTACAAGGTATCTGGGTACGAGAATCGAGATACCGCCGGCGACGATGCACGGCGCCAAAGTACCTGTCTACAGGTTGTACACGCCAGCATTCCACCACAAGTGGGTGGAGTACATAGCGGAGTACGGCGAGCGCCTGATCCGAGAGTATGGCGCGATCTGGAGTTACTTCTGGATTGACGTGACTGTGGAAAACTCCACGCTCATAATATCCGCTTATGGCGTGCCCTTTAGGCCGCCGCACGTGGATGTCACGCTAGCTGGGGACACGCTGGTTATTGATGTTGAGGGTGTTCGCAACCCGCAGCTTCTGAACATACTCGTGTATAACGCTACTAGCCGCCAGTTCGTAGCGACGATACTGCCGCCCTCGTCGAACATACAGTACGAGAATATCGCCAATATCTCGGCTGGCGAGTGGCGGACCACACCCAATGGCGCCCGCATACTCGTACCGCTCAGTAGCATATCCGAGGCTCTAGGCTCCACAGGTAACCTCGTACTCATGGTTGTGTACCAGGGCGACCCGGTGTACGCATTCCCCCTCGGCTAG